Genomic DNA from Acanthopagrus latus isolate v.2019 chromosome 2, fAcaLat1.1, whole genome shotgun sequence:
TGcagttttgtggttttgatttCTAAAAACCTTTTCCATGGTAGAAAGAGCAGACGGCGATAATTCATTAGAAACTAGGCTGACTCAGTCATGTTTTTGCCAGCAGTGTATTATTCAGTAAGTGACAAGAGGAgactgggagagaaaaaggggaggCAATGTGGGTTATTGACCTCCTGAGAGCCCTATTGAAGTCATGTAACAAGGGGAGCTGCTCAGCAATAAGCACACATCCTCTGCTGTTTAAAAGATAGCGCTGCAgctcatacaaaaaaaatgcactgtcGCAGTTTACTGAAGGTTAGACTCTCCCACCGATGTCGTCCAGATGTGATCACGTAACATGCCACCCATCTGTGATAAACTGCTACTTTTTGGTCCCTCTCAGCAGGAGGACTGCAGCCGGccccaggaggaggaggacatcaTGGACATCCCCCTGGACGACCCAGAGGCCAACAGGGCCGCTGCCAAGATCCAGGCTGGCTTCCGTGGCCACATGACCCGTAAGAAGATGAAGCCGGAGGACAAAGCAGAAGGGGAGGAGGTGAGCAGCACTGGGGATGTGCTCAACGGCAGCCAGGGGGACACAGGTCAGTGGTGTAGAACCATGAGGGTAAGAGTAGGTCACATAATGCCGTTAAAGAGGGCATTATGGAACAGACGCTCCCATCAGGAGGTAACAGGAAGGTAAGTGATGGAGAGCATTTACTTATGAGACAGAACATTGTAGGCATAAGGCAGTAGAATAAGTTATCATAGTTTGATGTTTTAAGGATGTCCTGCATGTTATTGGTTGAGCATTTGTCTTTGGTTTCCACCTTAAGATGTTAGAGGGAACGTTGTGTGACTGTAACCTTTTTTCTCAGAGTCAAACACTTGAGCATTACAGCGAACACAAGCCGATTAGCCATTTTACTCACTCAGAAAAGAAACCATTTAAAAAGCTATACATAATTGAATACACCTATTAGAGCCCCTTATGGGTTCTCCCAAGTGTGATTAATGCAACACATAACTGAGTGACTCATTTAATTACCCCATAGGGTCTCCGGCAACAGATGATTGAAtctttcaattattttttttccccattaaagGAATTATAAATGAATCTGCCTGCAGATATGCAGTTAGGTCGCTCCAGAAGAAGTTATTTTAACTTTGGGGGGGGTTCCGACACAATATAAGGTTGCATTTAGGTTAGATTGTTTTACGGTCATACAAACCAAACTTAAACATATCTGAAAATGACGACGCATAAAGAAAACGAGTATGAAATCGTTGTACTCGGACCACCGCATATTCACACCAGATGTCCACACAGGTAAAAATGCTAACCCCTCTCCTGTTAGACCAGGCAGCATTTTCTTCTGGGATGAGGCTGACACAAGGGATTGTCGTCAGTGATTCTCCCTAACCCAGTTGCTGGCTGCCTTGCATCCTCATGTAGAAGATGTATTTATAGCTCCAGGTGCATTAGGTACAATGTGCTTCAGCGGGCCAAGCAGAATTAATGGGCCTGTCGGGCTGGAACGGAGCATTACAAGCACCTCCCGTTGGGGGAGACCCCCTTTTCACAGTAGAATTGGGTTTTTTGAACTCATCCACCAACTTCCCAGTGTCGCAAAGTGCTTGAAAACTTCGAAAAATGAAATTGAATAGACAGTTTGTACTTACATGACAGCGCATTTCAACTCCATTTAAAGTGAATTCGCCATCTCAAGTTTtcttcaaatgtgtgtttttaaaataggtCCGCCCACATGTAACCTTGCAGTTTGTGACTATTCATTGGAGTCGGCTCACCTTGGCGACAGGAGAGTACACAGAAACTGTTCTTTCCAGGCTCTGCAGCGCTTAACTACGCTTTTGcctatttctgtttttagagACAGGAGGATCGGGGGCAGTAGAGAGAGACGACACATCTGTGCCAGAGCAGTGACGCCCCCCCCCCGTCCTGACCtggatgaagagaaagaggggaagaagCAAGGTAGCGAGAGATGGCTGGCATAAGCCGGCTTGGGCTGGCTTTCAGGCACACCTTTTTACCCCGggagtcattttcttttttttttctcaacacaaATTAGCAGTAGAAAATGAACCGACAGTTTTGAgggtgtgttttgtgaattttgTGAACTTTAACACTccttctctgctcctccagcagtACGGATGTCTTTGACCCAGAATTTGCAACTCACTGCATGTACTTGTGAAACTTCTGGTAGTGTGCTAGTTTTTAGATGATGatctgtgaatgtgaaaatgaatgtcCTCTAAATGCTAAACAGGGCTTATTTTGGATGGATCCGTTCATACCATCTGTGTATAAACCTTGTATGCATCAGCGTTAGACTTTGCGTGATTAGTGGCTTtgattatttgtcatttttcttgcgTTGTTTTCTGGTGTGCTTGTATCTTGACTATTATTTACCTATTTGACTTGCTTACGAAACggattaaaacatcaaaaacaagaGAAGTAGCTACGTATGTTCTATTTATTCTAAGTTACATCACTCAGATTGCAATTGCCTTGACTGTCTTTTCTGATCACATGATATGTacgttttcacattttcaagcattttctATAAATCTGATCTTCCAGAACAGTAAGCATGCAGTAACtacacttctttcttttttttctccagatgcATTTGGTACAGCTTTACCTAAACAGACACTGGGTCAAtatgttctgttgttgtgttggtgGGTTTGACTTGTTAAATCAGCGTGTGTGAAAATTCCATTGTCAGAGCCTTCATGCTTTCAATTTAAACTGAATAGTACATTGCTGAACTTTTGCTGTAGAGTCCATGGCATTACACTAATAAATCCACCTTAAATATACGGTGAAATGTCTGTATCACACTTCATTAATTCAAGATCAACTTTCAAACAGGACCTCTTATGtcatccatcacctccatctttATTCCGAGTGGTGAAGTCGAGATTTCTGTGCGGCACCGCAGCAGCCAGAGctgctcatttttttcttttgtcaccGCCACATAAGCAGGGCTGCTAATTGGAGGGAGCAGTTTCCATGAAgctgcaacagtgttttgtcTCCCGTGTGGCCGCTCTTGCACAAGGAATCACATGAATAATTCATCACATGAAGCCGCACTACTCATATTTACAACTACCAGTTACACTAGGCAAATaaattggtttttttttttctttttaactaaTAATAGCTATTAGAGAGGGCAATTTAAATGATCACATACGCATGGAGAATTGAACTATCAAGTGTTTTTGTCCTGTCAACAGCTGAATTGTCATAAACCCCCTACAACACTGAGTGATGCGTGTACCGGGCGGATATTTTGGGCCACCTTTATTGCATCAGGGCTGTTTTAAGTCACAAAAGAACAACGCAATTTTTGCTTCATTTGCCCGGGCAGTCTTGTTCGCTTTATGAGAAACAGGCTCGAGCATCTTCAGTCTCCCAGTGCTCCCACTCAGCCCACCTACACACATCTGAGCCATACAGCACTCTGCACAAACTCAGACTGCACATGcatcacacacaggaaaaacacagccCGTACTTCAGCATGCAGATCCCACTCAAGTCACTCActgtcacatgcacacacacacacacacatatacacacatgcgCGGTTTGCTGGCGGTGTCACCAGCTGTAGAGATAGGACAACCAACACCAGCCTTAgtctctgtggttttgcagagcCAGAGTGCACTGCACTTCCTTCTCAGGCTGACGTTCCTCCTCCGCCGAGCTCTCATAAATATCCTCCATGGGTTTTATATGGACCTATTCTCTTTTCTCCTACTCAGTCCCAGAGGTGCCATGGCCACgttctcctgtctctttaatgaCTGTGGGTGAACAATCAATAATCTGCACACCTCCAAACATAGCACAACACCCACTCGGTGCTGTAGATTGAATTCTCAGAGCGATGGAAAagacatgttttcaaaaaaaaaaaaaaaaaaacctccaaaaaaACCCATGAAACTCAAGCTGGATGGGGGTCTTGATAAATCTCCGAGAGTGTCTTGTGAGCACGTTTGCGTCCTTGAACTTACCATGGCGAAGCAGAGAATACTCACTTGGTGCCTTTTACAAGTTGTTGAGATGGACGTGGATTATTTCAGGAGTAGATCATGTGAAAGATCTGCTTGGCTGGTTTGTTCTCTGCCTCAGACAGCTTgtcagtgagacagagagagataaaaaaaaaaaaaaaaaaaacctttgtggTCTCCTGGGTGATAATTAGAGATGAAAAAGCCGGGAtgaacagcagggggcgcaATTATCTGCTTTCCAGTGGTTATGCCACTGGCCTGGCCTTCTTAGGAGACACAGTGCCTTTAATACTAAGTGGGTTACACAACTTAACAGCAATGAGAGGGTATAAATGAGAGGCACGGCTGCATGAATAAAACCTGATGGATTGTtatacattttgtcacatctgtgtgtctgagtcacACAGCATGACATCAGTCCTGCTGTGGGCTACAACGTAACAACGCTTTCTGTCACCCAGACTGACTGAGACACACAGGCACCGTCTGTGCtccgtctctcttcctctgtcgaCTGCAAAGAGTCCCCCTTGATTTAGAGTGTGTtagaagatgagaggaggagggaggcgcTGCCTTTACCGAgggcagaggtggaggggagaggtTCAGCTTTGATGGGCCACTACACAGGCGTCTGAGGCCTGGGAGAGCGGCGGCGGCggacagcagctgtgttccCACATTCCTGCAGCTCATTCCACCAACCGtgcttcctcctctgcatcGAGACCCTCCCTTTgttgtcaaacaaacaaaaaagacgcagtcaaaaacaaactcaaacaagaAAAGACGGCTCTCTCAAAGTGGGAGAGATGACTTGCGATGCGACTGACTCATCAGCAAACAAGCTAATGCCTTAATCCCCCAAAAGACAGTGAAAAAGTGATTGATGTAACACGTGGCGTCACGTCTGATACAATGAGAAATGACAGTACGGCTCGCGAGAAACATCTAAGAGTGCTTTAGATCTTAAAATGCTTAACAGTGCATTGCGTAGCTTTTGGAAAGTAAttctaatcagaagagaaaacatttcaccggctgatttctttctttctttcttttttggaccctgccacccttctaacttcaaacagtgttctcatgaccttattttcctctgcgaACAGCTTCCACATTCAGTAATGTAAAAAATTacttaatactgtaaatattaaaactctgtgtttgagtttcttctctaaaactacatagtggcCCTCAAATGACTCaaacatgtgttttatattatGACTATTTCCAAGtcagacatgttttcttttcatgtcagactttgtgtgagtgttttcctcttgttttgcTCATATGTTGCGCTCCTTTTCTTTCACACTCACGTTAGATATCTCAATTACAAAGTTACAGTGAAAAATCCACAACTTGGCAGTTTCACCTCCTGACATCTCCATCAGTTCTGTTCTGCACCCTAATGTAGCTCCTACACCACCTGGAGGACAAATAAGGTacaaacactcttttttttttcatttcttccccTCTATGTGTTGCTTATATTAGCATGACGCTCTCAGGCAGGTAGgctaaaatgaaatgaatcatgCACCTgacagctcctgcagcagctagcagcaaatgtttgtgtttgcgtcAACAGCAGGTCAGTCGGTTGGTTGGTTGCCTGGTGACAAATACTGAGTTTATTGTGAGGCTCCAGTCCAGAGAGGAGTTTACACAATGTGACAAAAGTGGGCCAAAGAGGGGGGAAGTGAGTTGTTTTTCAAACTCAGACATTTCAGAGACTTCAAGTGGGCTCCTCTCGGAAGCCACAGTTTGGGCTGAGGTACAGTGGATCCTCCCAGCGTGAATTCTCGCAAAGCAGCTCAACTTGATATTGAATTCCACTCTTTAATCATGTAACAAtggcaacacttttttttttttttttttacagggagACACTTTAAGACAAATAACCGcctcgagaaaaaaaaaaaaggcaaacactATTTCCTTTGAGCTCCTCTCTGAAAGGGCAATGTGGAGTGGAAGAGAGAAGCTCATCTACACTATGTCTCTGtctcgcacaaacacacacacacacacacacacacacacacacacacacacacacacgcacacacacacacacatacacacagttggCTGTTGTTGGCGGTGACTGGGGTGCTGTGAGGAGAGTGGGGCTCAGTGTGACCAGGCAGAGGCCAGTGTTGCAGGCAGTCAGGCAGTGGAGAGAGTGTTGAGCGGCAGGGACGTGCCCGGGGTGGATAAACCATGCTCACTAAGTGGGAGAAAGACTCTGCCCAGGACACAAGAtgaaggtggagaggaagacCTCCTCTACGGGCGACAGTTTTACAGACATTCCTCCACTACTGACGCTCtccggcctcctcctcctcctccctctcctcgcAGGTAAGTCCAAAAGATTTGTCAGCTCTTAGAAAAACCTCTCTGATGACGGCAGAACAAGCGgattttccatttaaattgtGGGTCAGTAATCATCACTTCAATTGACATCTTTGCACAGTGTTTTGCAGTCTTTGCTTCACTTTCTCTGTTCATATCAGTTCTGTCACTAAAACCCGGGACAAAACACAAGTTCGTACACTTTTTTTGAAGTTAATCCAGATTAAGTTAGTcgcagatgtttttgtgttcaaCGGGCTGGCGGCATAATGGATTCGTTCATGGGTGGCGCTCTGTATTGGGCCCCCATCCCCGGCTCAAAGGAGCCTGGAGTGGCCATTGTAGGTGTGTAAGGAGGGGATGTGTTAGGTTAAGTGTGGCAATATCAAGTTTTGTGGAGAGCAGGTGAAGAGGGCATggtctgctttttttcttttttgttgttctgagtGTGGGAAACCTCTAGATGAGTTCATTCAAGGGGCAAAAATGGTGTCAAAAGACTAGAATGTGGCGTTTTTGGTTtgacaaatattttgtttgaatgACCGTACCATGGCCCGGTTTACCCGCTGAGGCTGGTTTTGGTGGAATCACTGGATCCTGTGTCAATCTCCAACTTCACCAGTGACAAAgactttctctctgcctctctcgctctttttcGAGGGAGGAAACTCGTTCCAACAATCATGCCCTTTGTCTTATCGCCTTGGCAACCCCTGTCAGGCGCACCAAATGGTTACCACGGCAATGAGGCGATGCCCTGCTAACTGCCTCGCTGCAAAGAATAGTGAACAGTGcggactctctctctctctctctctctctctctctgtctctctctccctcctcctccctctctcctagGTTGATCTTTTCTATCACTGAGGCCTAACAGTAGGATGCCCCTCAGAGGCACGCAGCCAGTGTTTAGGCCTCCATGCGTCCGGCTACAGCTGAGTTATAGGAACCTCCACTGTGAACATAATAGCGTTGCTGTGTTTGGTTTCCCTGACAGTGCTTGTCTATAAAAGATGAAATGTGGCTCACGCTGTAATACCTTATCCCTGTATCCCTGCAGGGGGGGGTGGGCTGGAGGATAATTGAGGAACACAAATCAAAATTAGTGCATTACTTGTTCTCTAGGAGGGGGCATGAGGAATTCCTAGGGTGTTTCTGAGAAACAGATTAGTGATCAAGACGTGATCATGGGGTCTGGGTAGCAAGAGCAAGACTGTGCATTTGTtgactttgtttgcatttgtgagGTAAAACAAGGTAATTAATGGctgttttaatgcaaaaatgcattgaatttcttttttataaatataatcTCCAATAAAGGAAAAACACCTTGAACTCAGGCATAAAGGTTGAAGGCTCTTTGTGACAGTATTGGGGTTTGATGAAGTAGTGAAATTGAGCTTCTTTTAAAACGATTCGGCCACACTTTTATTTAAAGTGCAGGTAAGCAAGTAAGAATTTGCAAACTGTTGAATTATTGCTCCAAAAAACAAGAGGCACAGAGTAACTTCTAGCTGCTGCCGACTGTAGCTAATTAGCTGGAGATGAGAGACTTGTCAATGGAAACGAACAGCTAGACAGGACGGGTCAGGCCTAGTTCGTTAGTAAGCTGAATTAAATAatctctctgcaacacaatgaaGAGTTGTCGTTGACATCACTCAAACATTTCCGCTGATTAAATTTAGGTTTCTAAAGTAAAAATCCAACATATCGTACCTTCAATAATGAATACATATAATCATTAACACGTCTCTTATTAGTATAATTCATTATAATGCACCAATTAATGCCTTATGCTCCGTTACAATAGTCTACAGCTGCTAGGCAATTACCAGTGTTGTAGTAAGAAAAtaagttgttgtttgttaattaCAATATTAAATGTTCTCTTAGTATGGGCCTTATGATGGAGGTAGGAGCAAAAGAATAGTCATTCTCCCTTAATTACACTTTAAAGATATGATCTATTCTTATTGACAGAAAACTAAGTTACTGGCCTAGTAGCTGTATGATATGGCCATGCAGAATGCAGCATTATTAAGGGCTTTATAATGACTAATGAAGAGCCAATTTGCTTCTGATATACATGGTAATAAGCCTCTAGTTAAAGGTTCAGTTGTGTTAGGTTGGGTCCAATATTAGATATTATCAATAATCACTTgcaatattttgtcatttgcaATACACTGGGTCGAGACAGGGAGAAAATGGGGAGCTGAGGGCTTTGAATGTGGCtacttgttgtttttgccaTGAGACTGTATCGTCTTTATCGTCGATATTAATTATTCTGAATTGTATTCAATGTTTTAtcgttttgggtttttttgccgTTGTGGATTTTTACTTAAGGGTGATGATTAATAATGAAACTGTGTCTCATATAGTACTTTCCAA
This window encodes:
- the LOC119004949 gene encoding neurogranin-like isoform X2 — translated: MDCHNQEDCSRPQEEEDIMDIPLDDPEANRAAAKIQAGFRGHMTRKKMKPEDKAEGEEVSSTGDVLNGSQGDTETGGSGAVERDDTSVPEQ
- the LOC119004949 gene encoding neurogranin-like isoform X3, whose amino-acid sequence is MDCHNEDCSRPQEEEDIMDIPLDDPEANRAAAKIQAGFRGHMTRKKMKPEDKAEGEEVSSTGDVLNGSQGDTETGGSGAVERDDTSVPEQ